The proteins below are encoded in one region of Aeromonas jandaei:
- a CDS encoding HD-GYP domain-containing protein, with amino-acid sequence MKSQASYPVIPVNQLKPGMYVIAIASQTGGMEIAQMGLVTTQGQIANLVRQGVLTVRIDLSRSKLGHTESEAVASPELGNGSDQARRRVSANGEGKELKIRRLYQEARELQGKFISHLKAGEPIDITPLAEVAEEMVDTMFTHGDAMLCLARIRAKDAYLMEHSMNVAILLANFGRYLGLERSVLKELTLGGLLHDVGKIMTPDEVLNKPGKLTDEEFAIMRQHVVHSYEILSNTPGITPTMLEVAANHHERLDGTGYPQRLKGDQLSLYTRMSGIVDVYDAITADRVYKAGMQPTQAFRILLKGLHSHFDAELVTKFIKCMGVYPVGTLVQLSNQRLAIVMQRNQQEPLKPVVKVIYHATQRHYLDVQWLDLAKNGVQETIENTVDPKEFGINLANFV; translated from the coding sequence ATGAAGTCTCAAGCATCCTATCCTGTCATCCCCGTCAATCAGCTGAAACCCGGCATGTATGTCATCGCTATTGCCAGCCAGACCGGCGGAATGGAAATTGCCCAGATGGGGTTGGTCACCACTCAGGGACAAATTGCCAATCTGGTTCGTCAGGGTGTACTCACGGTGCGGATCGATCTCTCCCGCAGCAAGCTGGGTCATACCGAGAGCGAAGCGGTCGCGTCGCCCGAGCTTGGCAACGGCAGCGATCAGGCCAGACGCAGGGTCAGTGCCAACGGTGAGGGCAAGGAGCTCAAGATCCGCCGCCTCTATCAGGAAGCACGCGAGCTGCAAGGCAAGTTCATCAGCCATCTCAAGGCAGGCGAACCCATCGATATCACCCCGCTGGCCGAAGTCGCCGAAGAGATGGTAGACACCATGTTTACCCACGGCGACGCCATGCTCTGTCTGGCCCGCATCCGCGCCAAGGATGCCTACCTGATGGAGCACTCCATGAACGTCGCCATCCTGCTGGCCAACTTTGGCCGCTATCTGGGGCTGGAGCGCAGCGTGCTCAAGGAGCTGACGCTCGGGGGATTGCTGCACGATGTGGGCAAGATCATGACGCCCGACGAGGTGCTCAACAAACCGGGCAAGCTGACCGACGAGGAGTTCGCCATCATGCGCCAGCATGTGGTGCACAGCTACGAGATCTTGAGCAACACTCCCGGCATCACCCCCACCATGCTGGAAGTGGCGGCCAATCACCACGAGCGGCTCGATGGCACCGGTTATCCACAGCGGCTCAAAGGCGATCAGCTCTCGCTCTATACCCGCATGAGCGGCATTGTTGATGTCTATGATGCCATCACTGCAGATCGGGTCTACAAGGCGGGGATGCAACCGACCCAGGCGTTTCGCATCCTGCTCAAGGGGCTGCACAGTCACTTCGATGCCGAGCTGGTCACCAAGTTCATCAAATGCATGGGGGTCTATCCGGTGGGTACGCTGGTGCAGCTGTCAAACCAGCGGCTGGCCATTGTCATGCAGCGCAATCAGCAGGAGCCGCTCAAGCCGGTGGTCAAGGTGATCTATCACGCGACCCAGCGCCACTACCTTGATGTGCAGTGGCTGGATCTCGCCAAAAACGGGGTTCAGGAAACCATCGAGAACACGGTTGATCCCAAGGAGTTTGGCATCAATCTGGCCAACTTCGTCTAA
- the flgB gene encoding flagellar basal body rod protein FlgB, with the protein MALSFDKAFGVHQYTLGVRAKRAEVLSSNIANADTPGYKARDIDFAQALQDAQHQQQGFGLATTSEKHFALNMDAPGSVQYRNPLQPDTGDGNTVDVQQERTEFLRNSLEYQTSLEFMNSKISGLLKALKGEQ; encoded by the coding sequence ATGGCTCTTTCATTCGACAAGGCATTTGGTGTTCATCAATACACGCTGGGGGTTCGTGCCAAGCGTGCAGAAGTGCTTTCCAGCAATATTGCCAATGCCGATACCCCTGGCTACAAGGCCAGAGATATCGACTTTGCACAGGCATTGCAGGATGCGCAGCACCAACAACAGGGGTTTGGTCTGGCTACCACCAGCGAAAAACACTTTGCCTTGAATATGGATGCGCCCGGTTCGGTTCAATATCGCAACCCGTTGCAGCCTGATACCGGTGACGGCAATACGGTGGATGTGCAGCAGGAGCGCACAGAGTTCCTGCGTAACAGCCTTGAGTATCAGACCTCCCTTGAATTCATGAATAGCAAGATCAGCGGCCTGCTCAAGGCGCTGAAAGGAGAACAGTGA
- a CDS encoding flagella synthesis protein FlgN, whose amino-acid sequence MMDLPSLLHTQDEHLSQMQSILEEEFSLLEKHQALALPELTERKQLLLAEIESLDKQLAQLPELAQQLAAYPDEMTRIREKLDACQEQNDLNGRLLELSIVSNRRLASFLSQLRDRNSLTYDAKGNTRSGTRSFGIKA is encoded by the coding sequence ATGATGGATCTGCCTTCGTTACTGCACACCCAGGATGAACACCTCAGCCAGATGCAAAGCATTCTGGAAGAGGAGTTCTCGTTGCTCGAAAAGCATCAGGCACTGGCCCTGCCCGAACTCACCGAGCGAAAACAGCTGCTGCTTGCTGAAATAGAGAGTCTGGATAAACAGCTGGCCCAATTGCCTGAGTTGGCTCAGCAACTGGCGGCTTATCCTGACGAGATGACCAGGATCCGGGAAAAACTGGATGCCTGTCAGGAACAAAATGACCTCAACGGTCGACTGCTGGAGCTCAGCATTGTCTCCAATCGCCGTCTGGCGAGCTTTTTAAGTCAGCTGCGCGATCGCAACAGCCTCACCTACGATGCCAAGGGCAATACCCGCTCAGGCACCCGCTCCTTCGGTATCAAGGCCTGA
- the rsuA gene encoding 16S rRNA pseudouridine(516) synthase RsuA, which translates to MRLDKFLCDCSDLTRSLVGKLIRQGEVMVDGIVVKQPAFHINEESQIEFDGVTLTLDRRNRYFMLHKPEGYVCSNEDPDHPTVFFLMDEPSMGKLHVVGRLDLDTTGLVLVTDDGQWSHRITSPRHECAKTYHVWLADPVSPDAIALFAEGVLLRSETEKTRPAQLELLGECEARLTIHEGKYHQVKRMFAAIGNKVVGLHREQVGGLALDEDLAPGEYRELTADEIALF; encoded by the coding sequence ATGCGGCTTGATAAATTTCTGTGCGACTGTTCCGATTTGACCCGTTCGCTCGTTGGCAAACTGATCCGTCAGGGTGAGGTCATGGTGGATGGCATCGTGGTCAAGCAGCCGGCGTTTCACATCAATGAAGAGAGCCAGATCGAGTTCGACGGCGTCACTCTCACTCTGGATCGCCGCAATCGCTACTTCATGCTGCACAAACCCGAGGGATATGTCTGCTCCAACGAGGATCCCGATCATCCGACCGTCTTCTTCCTGATGGATGAGCCCTCCATGGGCAAGTTGCACGTGGTGGGGCGCCTTGACCTCGACACCACCGGACTGGTGCTGGTGACCGATGATGGCCAGTGGTCCCATCGCATCACTTCTCCCCGCCACGAGTGTGCCAAGACCTATCACGTCTGGCTGGCCGATCCGGTGAGCCCGGATGCCATCGCCCTCTTTGCCGAAGGAGTGCTGTTGCGCAGTGAAACCGAGAAGACTCGTCCCGCCCAGTTGGAGTTACTGGGTGAGTGCGAGGCGCGTCTGACCATCCACGAGGGCAAGTACCATCAGGTGAAGCGGATGTTTGCCGCCATCGGCAACAAGGTGGTGGGTCTGCACCGCGAGCAGGTCGGTGGCTTGGCGCTGGATGAAGATCTGGCACCCGGCGAGTACCGTGAACTCACCGCAGACGAGATTGCTCTCTTCTAA
- a CDS encoding flagellar hook assembly protein FlgD: MVDTTNSVNGISRTTSQTTGTTTAPKKELDQAAFLTLLTKQLAYQDPFKPVDNAQMLSQMTSMSTSEGISSLSAQMSNLNTLMTSSQALQASALVGQNVLLPSNVGYLEKDGSISGVVAVGLENKYSNVKITVEDEKGQVIKEFSLEGEQRGNVEFSWDGKDKDGNPAKAGKYVIKANGAMDGKSESITAFTYGKVDSVVLGNGSNPTQLNLRGLGTTTLNSILQISGSNQNQKPSTTKSTASI, from the coding sequence ATGGTTGATACAACCAACAGTGTGAACGGCATCAGCCGAACCACTAGTCAGACGACAGGCACGACAACTGCCCCCAAAAAGGAGCTGGATCAGGCAGCATTTTTGACGCTGCTGACCAAGCAACTTGCCTACCAGGATCCGTTCAAGCCGGTAGACAATGCGCAGATGCTCTCTCAAATGACCTCGATGTCGACATCTGAGGGCATCAGCAGTCTTTCTGCACAAATGAGCAATCTCAACACCCTGATGACCTCTAGTCAGGCGTTGCAGGCATCTGCGCTGGTTGGCCAGAATGTATTGCTGCCAAGCAACGTGGGTTATCTGGAAAAGGATGGTTCCATTTCCGGTGTCGTTGCTGTGGGTCTTGAGAACAAGTATTCGAACGTCAAGATTACGGTAGAAGATGAGAAGGGACAGGTTATCAAGGAGTTTTCCCTGGAAGGGGAGCAACGAGGTAACGTGGAATTTAGCTGGGATGGCAAAGATAAAGATGGCAACCCGGCAAAAGCAGGCAAGTACGTCATCAAGGCCAACGGGGCAATGGATGGCAAGTCGGAAAGTATCACTGCGTTTACTTATGGCAAGGTTGATAGCGTGGTCCTGGGGAACGGTTCAAATCCGACCCAGCTCAATTTGAGAGGACTGGGCACTACAACCCTGAACAGCATCCTGCAAATTTCGGGAAGCAACCAAAACCAGAAACCGTCAACGACCAAGTCGACAGCATCGATCTGA
- a CDS encoding glycyl-radical enzyme activating protein, with the protein MIFDLQRYSTHDGPGIRTLVFLKGCSLACRWCQNPESRSPKPDILLDRRQCIEGCRLCSDACPAILRDSQGVQLARSTLGNQDVERLRGLCPSEALQVCGREESLDPLMTTILRDRPFFERSGGGVTLSGGEPFMQPEFAADLLARCKAEGLHTAVESCLHVPWHQIEPSLPHLDLLLADLKHVDEVRFFDWTRGKVALPLANLKRLAERGVAMQIRVPLIPGFNADHASIEAITQAAASLGTVQEIHFLPYHTLGAGKYALLDQPYQAPLLPLDDPALLAFAHECARAQGLTPLTRG; encoded by the coding sequence ATGATTTTCGACCTGCAACGCTATTCAACTCACGATGGCCCCGGCATTCGCACCCTGGTATTTCTCAAGGGGTGCTCGCTGGCCTGTCGCTGGTGTCAAAACCCGGAAAGCCGCTCTCCCAAGCCGGACATACTACTCGACCGGCGCCAATGCATCGAGGGATGCCGGCTCTGCAGCGATGCCTGTCCGGCAATCTTGCGTGACAGCCAGGGTGTCCAGCTCGCCCGCTCAACCCTCGGCAATCAGGATGTGGAACGGCTGCGCGGCCTCTGCCCCAGCGAAGCGCTGCAGGTATGCGGCCGGGAGGAGAGTCTGGATCCCCTGATGACCACCATCTTGCGGGATCGCCCCTTCTTCGAGCGCAGCGGCGGCGGAGTCACCCTCTCTGGTGGCGAGCCGTTTATGCAGCCCGAATTTGCTGCCGATCTGCTGGCCCGCTGCAAGGCCGAGGGGCTGCATACCGCAGTGGAAAGTTGCCTGCACGTGCCCTGGCACCAGATTGAGCCAAGCCTCCCCCATCTCGACCTGCTGCTGGCAGATCTCAAGCATGTGGATGAAGTGCGCTTCTTCGACTGGACCCGCGGCAAGGTCGCCCTGCCTCTAGCCAACCTCAAGCGTCTGGCCGAGCGCGGCGTGGCCATGCAGATCCGGGTGCCGCTCATCCCCGGCTTCAATGCCGACCATGCATCCATAGAGGCCATTACCCAAGCTGCCGCCAGCCTTGGCACTGTGCAGGAGATCCACTTTCTCCCCTACCACACCTTGGGCGCAGGCAAATACGCCCTGCTCGACCAACCCTATCAGGCCCCCCTGCTGCCACTCGATGACCCGGCACTGCTCGCCTTTGCCCATGAGTGTGCCCGTGCGCAGGGGCTGACCCCGCTCACCCGGGGCTAG
- a CDS encoding DMT family transporter, whose protein sequence is MGYEWLALASASLWAVAALISVKPARHLGPFAYSRWRMFLVSLMLGSISLLTGGWHTLSGSALPLLALSGLIGIFIGDTALYACMNRLGPRRSGLLFSCHALFSALLGLWIFNEQLTGSRLAGALLVFAGVMLAILFGRRSSGSEWERIRGSLAIGVALGLTAALCQSLGAIIAKPVMMSGNVDAVSASGVRMVSALLAHCALRLTGLPLTRAFRPINRQIFGMIAINGFLAMALGMTLILLALRYGDVGMVAILSSTTPVILLPLLWWHSGERPSAAAWCGTLLATLGTVLVLGASGH, encoded by the coding sequence ATGGGTTATGAGTGGCTGGCTCTCGCATCGGCCAGTTTATGGGCAGTTGCCGCCCTGATTTCGGTCAAACCAGCCCGCCATCTGGGCCCGTTTGCCTATAGCCGCTGGCGGATGTTTCTGGTCAGCCTGATGCTTGGCAGCATCAGTCTGCTGACTGGCGGCTGGCACACCCTCTCCGGCAGCGCCCTTCCCCTACTCGCCCTGTCCGGACTGATCGGTATCTTTATCGGCGATACCGCGCTCTACGCCTGTATGAACCGGCTCGGCCCGCGGCGCAGCGGCCTGCTCTTCTCCTGCCATGCCCTCTTCTCTGCCCTGCTCGGACTCTGGATCTTCAATGAACAGTTGACCGGCTCGCGACTGGCTGGCGCCCTGCTGGTCTTTGCCGGCGTCATGCTGGCCATCCTGTTTGGCCGGCGCAGCAGTGGCAGCGAATGGGAGCGGATACGGGGAAGTCTGGCTATCGGTGTGGCGCTTGGCCTCACCGCCGCCCTCTGTCAGAGTCTGGGCGCCATTATCGCCAAGCCGGTCATGATGAGCGGCAACGTCGATGCGGTGAGTGCATCGGGAGTCAGGATGGTCAGCGCCCTGCTGGCCCACTGCGCATTGCGGCTGACCGGATTGCCGCTGACCCGAGCATTTCGTCCCATCAACCGTCAAATCTTCGGCATGATCGCCATCAACGGCTTTCTGGCCATGGCGCTAGGGATGACGCTGATCCTGCTCGCATTGCGATATGGCGACGTGGGAATGGTGGCGATCCTCTCCTCCACCACGCCGGTGATCCTGCTGCCGCTCTTGTGGTGGCACTCGGGGGAACGGCCTTCGGCGGCGGCATGGTGCGGAACCCTGCTCGCCACGCTGGGCACAGTGCTGGTACTGGGTGCCAGCGGCCACTGA
- the yfcE gene encoding phosphodiesterase, with translation MKLAIISDIHGSITALDLVLSRLDTWQPNHYLLLGDLLNHGPRNPVPEGYNPAAVAERLNELAPYIMAVRGNCDSEVDQMLLAFPITAPYNQLLVDGRRWFMSHGHLYRPDEVQLPADSVFLSGHSHVPVLERQGDQILMNPGSICFPRGELPASYGCYEAGVLSVKSCVDGRELLRLVL, from the coding sequence ATGAAACTTGCCATTATTTCCGACATTCACGGCAGCATCACGGCTCTGGATCTGGTGCTGTCACGGCTGGACACCTGGCAGCCCAACCACTACCTGTTGCTCGGCGATCTGCTCAACCACGGCCCGCGCAATCCCGTGCCTGAAGGATACAACCCGGCTGCAGTTGCCGAGCGCCTCAACGAGCTGGCCCCCTATATCATGGCGGTGCGGGGAAATTGCGATTCCGAAGTGGATCAGATGCTGCTCGCGTTTCCCATCACAGCCCCTTACAACCAGCTACTGGTTGATGGGCGCCGCTGGTTTATGAGTCACGGTCATCTCTACCGCCCCGATGAGGTGCAACTGCCTGCGGACAGTGTATTTTTGAGCGGCCACAGTCATGTTCCGGTACTGGAGCGGCAGGGAGACCAGATCTTGATGAATCCGGGCTCCATCTGTTTTCCACGCGGTGAACTGCCAGCCAGTTATGGCTGCTATGAGGCGGGAGTCCTGAGCGTCAAAAGTTGTGTCGACGGGCGAGAATTACTGCGACTGGTGCTGTAG
- the flgC gene encoding flagellar basal body rod protein FlgC — protein MSLFKVFDIAGSAMSAQTVRLNTVASNMANADSVSSSVEKTYHARRPIFAAQLDQAMSDNQGSVGVEVKGIVESKAPLLKEYNPNHPMADKDGFIFKPNVNMVEEMADMINASRSYQTNVQVADSAKKMLQQTLNLGKS, from the coding sequence ATGAGTTTGTTCAAGGTCTTTGACATAGCCGGCTCGGCCATGAGCGCGCAGACCGTGCGGCTCAACACTGTTGCCAGCAATATGGCCAACGCAGATAGCGTCAGCTCCAGTGTGGAAAAAACTTACCATGCCCGGCGGCCAATTTTTGCCGCTCAGCTCGATCAGGCTATGTCGGATAATCAGGGCTCGGTTGGGGTTGAGGTGAAAGGGATTGTCGAGAGCAAGGCTCCATTGCTCAAGGAGTACAACCCCAATCATCCCATGGCGGACAAGGATGGCTTCATTTTCAAGCCGAACGTCAACATGGTTGAAGAGATGGCGGACATGATCAATGCCTCGCGCAGCTATCAAACGAACGTTCAGGTTGCAGACTCGGCCAAGAAAATGCTTCAGCAGACGCTGAATCTTGGCAAGTCCTGA
- the fsa gene encoding fructose-6-phosphate aldolase, whose amino-acid sequence MELYLDTADVAAVRRWSRILPLAGVTTNPSIAAAGGMPLTELLPALREVLGPKARLFAQVMAKTETEMVREAFALRELDRDLVIKIPVCEEGLAAIKTLTANGVPTLGTAVYTPLQGWLAAVAGAEYVAPYVNRLDAQGGDGIATVQELQQLLALHVPGSKVLAASFRTPRQALDCLLAGCQSITLPLDVAEQLLRVPAVDAALAKFDQDWQQAFA is encoded by the coding sequence ATGGAGCTTTATCTCGATACTGCCGATGTGGCTGCGGTGCGCCGCTGGTCACGGATCCTGCCGCTGGCTGGCGTTACCACCAATCCGTCCATTGCTGCGGCAGGCGGCATGCCGCTGACCGAGTTGCTGCCCGCCTTGCGGGAGGTGCTTGGGCCCAAGGCACGGCTGTTTGCCCAAGTGATGGCCAAGACCGAGACCGAGATGGTGCGCGAGGCGTTTGCCCTGCGTGAACTGGACCGCGATCTGGTGATCAAGATCCCGGTATGTGAAGAGGGATTGGCAGCCATCAAGACCCTGACTGCCAACGGGGTGCCGACGCTGGGGACGGCGGTCTATACCCCGCTGCAGGGTTGGCTGGCGGCGGTAGCGGGGGCTGAATACGTGGCGCCCTACGTCAACCGGCTGGATGCGCAGGGGGGCGACGGCATCGCCACCGTGCAGGAGCTGCAGCAACTGCTGGCGCTGCATGTTCCGGGCAGCAAGGTGCTGGCGGCGTCGTTCCGCACGCCGCGCCAGGCGCTCGACTGCCTGCTGGCGGGCTGCCAGTCCATCACTCTGCCGCTCGATGTGGCCGAGCAGCTGCTGAGAGTGCCGGCGGTGGACGCGGCGCTGGCGAAATTTGATCAGGATTGGCAGCAGGCATTTGCCTGA
- the flgM gene encoding flagellar biosynthesis anti-sigma factor FlgM, with amino-acid sequence MAINNINNLANNRLQNTVSSQGTGNKSVTSSSPEPENKAAAVKLDSVSLTSEAQQLQKMQQNLNAASTGNESKVERLKKAVASGEYQVNSEAVAKKMFSFETNLDKVLG; translated from the coding sequence ATGGCCATCAACAATATCAACAACTTGGCGAATAATCGGTTGCAAAACACCGTTAGCAGCCAGGGGACAGGCAACAAGTCAGTCACCTCTTCTTCGCCAGAGCCCGAAAATAAAGCGGCTGCAGTCAAGCTGGACTCCGTCTCCTTGACCAGCGAGGCCCAACAATTGCAAAAGATGCAGCAGAATCTCAATGCGGCCTCAACCGGCAACGAAAGTAAGGTCGAGCGGCTCAAGAAAGCCGTTGCCAGTGGCGAATATCAGGTGAACAGCGAAGCTGTGGCCAAGAAGATGTTCAGCTTTGAGACCAATCTGGACAAAGTTCTCGGATGA
- the flgA gene encoding flagellar basal body P-ring formation chaperone FlgA, producing the protein MINRLLLISLFFGSISSSHASDVTTYLQEKAQEFVFNQLEVPLDAKAEVTAATLDERLPLTRCDDLLTISLPGKMEIRRNTTVYLKCEEDKPWDVYLPVRVSIQKPYVTVNAPIAKGDLLSESQLQLGYQDQTLIRGDYLTDMSMLVGVRSKREIKPGQPIRLSQVCVVCKGDQVTLTAENSSFQIKTMARALQDGSFGEIIKLVNIRSGKTVEGKVSAVGAVTVAF; encoded by the coding sequence ATGATTAACCGACTTTTACTCATCAGCCTCTTTTTTGGCAGCATCTCTTCCAGCCACGCCTCGGACGTCACCACCTATTTGCAAGAAAAAGCACAAGAGTTCGTGTTTAACCAGCTCGAGGTGCCATTAGATGCCAAGGCTGAAGTAACGGCGGCAACCCTTGATGAGCGACTTCCATTGACCCGCTGCGACGATCTATTGACCATCAGCTTACCTGGAAAAATGGAAATTCGCCGTAATACAACAGTTTACCTGAAATGTGAGGAAGACAAACCCTGGGATGTCTATCTTCCGGTACGAGTGAGCATCCAGAAGCCCTATGTAACGGTCAACGCTCCGATTGCCAAAGGCGACCTATTGAGTGAAAGCCAGCTGCAACTGGGTTATCAGGATCAGACGCTAATCCGCGGCGACTACCTGACCGACATGAGCATGCTGGTCGGCGTACGCAGCAAACGAGAAATCAAACCGGGGCAACCAATCCGTTTGAGTCAGGTATGTGTAGTATGCAAAGGTGATCAGGTCACTCTGACAGCCGAAAATAGCAGCTTCCAGATCAAAACCATGGCCCGAGCCTTGCAAGATGGCAGCTTCGGAGAGATCATCAAGCTTGTTAATATTCGCTCCGGAAAAACTGTCGAAGGAAAAGTCAGTGCAGTCGGTGCCGTAACGGTCGCTTTTTAA
- a CDS encoding chemotaxis protein CheV, with protein sequence MASILDSVNQRTQLVGQNRLELLLFRLNGRQRFGINVFKVREVLQCPPLTVMPKLNSCIRGVAHIRGQTISVIDLSMAMGKRPIEDLSKCFIIISEYNRSIQGFLVHSVERIINMNWESILPPPKGAGRINYMTAVTEVDGELVEILDVERILNEISPVSTEVSQELVEASVEHPTLGRPVLVADDSSVARKQVQRALEAIGVECVLAKDGREALNMLLEMTKNGPIKEQIALVISDIEMPEMDGYTFTAEIRNNPNLKDLHVILHTSLSGVFNQAMVQKVGANNFIAKFQPDELAKAVQNAL encoded by the coding sequence ATGGCCAGTATCCTGGACTCGGTCAACCAACGTACCCAGCTAGTGGGGCAAAACCGGCTGGAGTTGTTGTTGTTTCGTCTCAATGGACGTCAAAGATTTGGCATCAACGTATTCAAAGTGCGTGAAGTGTTGCAGTGTCCTCCCTTGACCGTGATGCCCAAGTTGAACTCCTGCATTCGCGGGGTAGCGCACATTCGGGGTCAGACTATTTCGGTTATTGACCTGAGCATGGCGATGGGCAAACGTCCCATTGAAGACCTGAGCAAGTGCTTCATTATTATCTCCGAGTACAACCGCTCCATTCAGGGATTTTTGGTCCACTCGGTCGAGCGCATCATCAACATGAACTGGGAATCAATTCTACCGCCGCCGAAGGGCGCAGGCCGTATCAACTACATGACGGCGGTTACCGAAGTGGACGGTGAGTTGGTTGAAATTCTCGACGTTGAACGCATTCTCAACGAGATCTCTCCGGTCTCCACCGAGGTTAGTCAGGAGCTGGTTGAAGCGAGTGTCGAGCACCCCACTCTCGGACGCCCTGTGCTGGTAGCCGATGACTCATCGGTTGCTCGTAAACAGGTTCAGCGCGCACTTGAGGCAATCGGGGTTGAGTGTGTATTGGCAAAAGATGGTCGTGAAGCATTGAACATGCTGCTTGAGATGACCAAGAATGGTCCTATCAAGGAGCAGATTGCCCTCGTCATTTCGGATATCGAAATGCCGGAGATGGATGGTTACACCTTCACTGCCGAGATCCGCAATAATCCCAATCTCAAAGACTTGCATGTTATTCTGCACACATCCCTCAGTGGAGTATTCAACCAGGCAATGGTGCAGAAAGTGGGGGCCAACAATTTTATCGCCAAGTTCCAACCGGATGAATTGGCCAAGGCCGTACAAAACGCACTCTAA
- a CDS encoding CheR family methyltransferase — MKTLSDDLYKQFSNFLAVQSGIVLGDNKQYLVKSRLSPLMAQFGIESLSDLVTRAMSVRERDLKMAVVDAMTTNETLWFRDTYPFQLLTDKIFPELGKSGRPVKIWSAASSSGQEPYSIAMTALEQQMKKPGTLPGGVQIVGTDISTTMLNQCKEGVYDSLALARGLSPERKKMFFEPYGDNKMRVVERVRKLTTFRPLNLLESYSLLGKFDIIFCRNVLIYFAPEVKSKILNQFAASLNPGGYLMLGASESLAGLTDRFEMIRCNPGIVYKVK, encoded by the coding sequence ATGAAGACACTTTCGGACGACTTATACAAACAGTTCAGCAATTTTCTGGCGGTACAGAGCGGAATCGTGCTGGGTGATAACAAACAGTATCTGGTGAAGAGCCGTCTTTCACCTTTGATGGCTCAGTTTGGCATCGAGAGTCTGTCTGACCTGGTTACCCGTGCAATGAGTGTGCGAGAGCGTGACCTGAAAATGGCAGTGGTAGATGCCATGACAACCAACGAGACACTCTGGTTTCGTGACACCTATCCGTTCCAGTTGCTGACTGACAAGATTTTCCCTGAACTGGGTAAAAGCGGCCGACCCGTCAAGATTTGGTCTGCAGCGTCATCTTCCGGGCAGGAGCCATACTCCATTGCCATGACGGCGCTGGAGCAGCAGATGAAAAAGCCCGGCACCTTGCCTGGTGGTGTACAGATCGTGGGGACGGATATTTCGACCACCATGCTCAACCAGTGCAAAGAGGGTGTCTACGACAGCCTTGCTTTGGCGCGGGGCTTGTCACCTGAGCGCAAGAAGATGTTCTTTGAACCATACGGTGACAATAAAATGCGGGTGGTGGAACGAGTCAGAAAATTGACCACGTTCCGTCCCTTGAATTTACTGGAAAGCTATAGCTTGCTCGGTAAATTTGACATTATTTTCTGTCGTAACGTGCTGATCTATTTTGCCCCAGAAGTGAAGTCAAAGATCCTCAACCAGTTTGCTGCAAGCCTCAATCCGGGAGGATATCTGATGCTGGGGGCATCGGAGTCACTGGCTGGTTTGACTGATCGATTCGAGATGATCCGTTGCAATCCGGGGATTGTTTACAAGGTGAAATAG